From the Erythrolamprus reginae isolate rEryReg1 chromosome Z, rEryReg1.hap1, whole genome shotgun sequence genome, one window contains:
- the LOC139154134 gene encoding proline-rich transmembrane protein 2-like, protein MWQSLPAMSDDVEKKEAPPEPEAKQDEGEKQEPEPEPKAEPEPKQEQQPKLESPLRSPPAPEAPPSSMLVTVTIEEETGGGPQLNGDPLAMRIGSAEELGATTPAPPGSPPARSKSASLNDLKPQNSVNGGPRAVVRGSLSGSQVHLAGRAASPRASLSRQASATGSAAGEAGAKPRDYIFLAALSCFCPIWPINIVAFVYSVMSRNSFQQGDIDGARRLGRVAKLLSVVALVGGLLIIVASCAINFGVFQ, encoded by the exons atgtggca ATCCTTGCCTGCCATGTCAGACGATGTCGAGAAGAAAGAGGCTCCTCCAGAGCCAGAGGCCAAACaagatgaaggagagaagcaagagcCAGAGCCGGAGCCCAAAGCCGAGCCGGAGCCAAAGCAAGAGCAACAACCAAAGCTGGAATCCCCACTTCGTAGCCCTCCAGCGCCAGAGGCCCCTCCGTCATCCATGCTGGTGACCGTCACCATTGAAGAGGAGACTGGTGGGGGGCCACAACTGAACGGGGATCCCTTGGCAATGAGGATCGGCTCAGCTGAGGAATTAGGAGCCACCACCCCGGCCCCTCCTGGCAGCCCCCCGGCACGCTCCAAGTCGGCATCGCTGAACGACCTGAAGCCCCAGAACAGCGTCAATGGAGGCCCGCGGGCGGTTGTGAGGGGAAGTTTGTCTGGCTCTCAGGTGCATCTCGCGGGCAGAGCAGCGTCTCCGCGGGCCAGTCTGAGTCGGCAGGCCTCAGCAACCGGATCGGCAGCTGGGGAGGCTGGAGCGAAACCCAGAGACTACATATTTTTGGCTGCTCTGTCCTGTTTCTGCCCCATCTGGCCGATCAACATTGTGGCCTTCGTGTACTCAGTCATG TCCCGTAATAGCTTCCAACAGGGAGACATCGATGGAGCTCGGCGCTTGGGGCGGGTAGCAAAGCTGCTGAGTGTCGTAGCCCTGGTGGGGGGCTTGCTTATCATCGTGGCCTCTTGCGCCATCAATTTTGGAG tgTTTCAGTGA